One Epinephelus fuscoguttatus linkage group LG10, E.fuscoguttatus.final_Chr_v1 genomic window carries:
- the LOC125896225 gene encoding 5-hydroxytryptamine receptor 3A-like: MTEVKTAGVIFLCVSLLHGFVATLNCTSPTPKALFDALEAELFPRKLFRPVNNFTDVLEVSIELTLVGILGVNEKEQSLTIFIWQILEWHIAGLSWDERECGTEKVSVVREQLWVPDILIKEFMDEDKSPKTPYVYLYNTGHVYDDRPVRVIATCKLVIYTFPFDIQNCSLTFESLLHVVEDIRIIKTGTSAEILEESRHVMQTRGEWELVDIKSSESYIETGHGNHSEIKYYIILRRRPILYVVNLLLPSCFLITLDLFSFLLPPHSVDRSSFKMTLILGYTVFLLIMNDLLPVTGNTTPLINVLFSVSLALMVASLLETVFITNIQFSASKYREVPHWLSVLVLRYLAVIVFLPPKKKSNCVTVFLHPPATAINPSTISSRDLQSISGDTPHEKPPLDPALDELRKLSRDLMAIRIQIGKHAQDSNTSEEWQMIALVIDRLLFGLYIGFISSLFIAIIAIWVWSNIHIG, translated from the exons GTTTTGTTGCAACATTGAACTGCACCAGCCCAACACCTAAGGCCTTGTTTGATGCACTTGAGGCTGAATTATTTCCAAGAAAACTATTTCGACCTGTAAATAACTTTACAGATGTGCTGGAAGTATCCATCGAACTGACTTTGGTGGGGATTTTAGGAGTG AATGAAAAAGAGCAGTCCTTAACAATATTCATATGGCAAATCCTG GAGTGGCATATAGCGGGACTGAGCTGGGATGAGAGGGAATGTGGAACTGAAAAAGTCTCTGTCGTTCGAGAGCAGCTTTGGGTCCCAGACATCCTCATCAAAGAGTT CATGGACGAGGACAAATCTCCCAAAACCCCATATGTCTACTTATACAACACAGGTCATGTTTATGATGATAGGCCGGTCAGAGTGATCGCCACCTGCAAATTAGTAATCTACACTTTCCCCTTTGATATCCAAAACTGCTCGCTGACCTTTGAATCATTACTGCATGTAG TTGAAGACATAAGGATTATTAAAACAGGCACATCTGCAGAGATATTGGAGGAGTCCAGACATGTGATGCAGACCAGAGGAGAGTGGGAGCTTGTGGATATCAAATCATCTGAATCTTACATTGAAACAGGTCATGGGAACCACTCTGAGATCAAATACTAT ATCATTTTGAGACGTAGGCCAATCCTCTATGTGGTAAACCTCCTGTTGCCCAGCTGCTTCCTCATCACATTGGACCTCTTCAGTTTCCTGCTGCCTCCTCATAGTGTGGACCGGTCCTCTTTTAAGATGACCCTCATCCTGGGCTACACCGTTTTCCTGCTCATCATGAACGACCTGCTGCCTGTCACTGGAAATACAACACCTCTAATAA atgttttattctCAGTCAGTCTGGCTCTGATGGTGGCCAGCCTGTTGGAGACAGTGTTTATCACCAACATCCAGTTCAGTGCCAGCAAGTACAGAGAGGTGCCTCACTGGCTCAGTGTCCTTGTGCTACGATATCTAGCTGTCATTGTTTTTCTCCCTCCAAAAAAGAAGAGCAACTGCGTCACAGTGTTCCTTCACCCACCTGCTACAG CAATTAATCCTAGCACCATCTCTTCAAGAGATCTTCAGAGCATCTCTGGTGATACACCTCATGAGAAACCCCCTCTGGATCCAGCCCTGGATGAACTGAGGAAGCTGAGCAGAGATCTCATGGCCATCCGCATCCAGATAGGCAAACATGCTCAGGACAGCAATACCTCAGAGGAATGGCAAATGATTGCATTAGTCATTGACCGTCTGCTTTTTGGCCTGTACATTGGCTTCATCTCTTCCCTCTTTATCGCCATCATAGCCATCTGGGTCTGGAGTAATATACACATAGGTTAA